Below is a window of Vulpes lagopus strain Blue_001 chromosome 13, ASM1834538v1, whole genome shotgun sequence DNA.
TAATGAATTGGCAATATAAGTCATCAATGTGTGATacatacatttcttaaaatgttttatagcCTACTGGTTATTAAATGTAATCATGACTGGTAAAAGCAGATGAAATTTGATTTAGGGACTCAAACGTTTAACTCTCACTTGAAAGTAGACCacatttgtttgattttcttaGCTCTCACCATACAGTAAGCCACTGCAGAATTCTCTGTACAGAGATCTTCTTGAGATCTGGGGCCATTGTTTGAAAGCATTTATTACAGAAAGTTGTACAAATGCCTCAGCTATAATACGATTTCACAGCATGAATGCCATGAACAGTAAGCCTCcagagaaatgataaaatgtttgcAACAGCTGAGCTCTAAGGTTAGAGTTTAAGACAGAACTGATTATAGAACTTTAACTTTTGATAGAACTTTTAACTTTTCAGCATACAACCTAAGTGGTCAAAGAATGCTAAATACACTGACTTGCTTTTTTAGTTCCTGCAAATAAACATGAGTAACAACCAAAAGGTGACCATAAATATCCTTATTACCACTGGtacctttcatattttattttgtgaagtcACACGTATAGATATATATTAGTCCCCCTTATACATCAGgagatagtactgaaccctatataCATTATGCTTTTTCCTATACATAACATgcctatgataaaatttaatttataaattaggtacagtaagagattaacaataatagctaataataaaAGAGTTGTAACAATGTACTGTAATAAGAGTTATGtgaatatggtctctctctctctcaaaataccttacTGCAGTATTCTCACCTTTCTTGTGATGATGCTTTGAGATGATAAAAAGCCTATGTGAGGAGATGAAGCAAGGTGAATGACACAGGCACTGTGACTTAGCATTAGGTTGCTATTGACCTTCTGATGTCACATAGAAGGAGAATCATCTGCTTTTGGACCATGGCTGAGCATGGGTTTACCGTGGGAAGTGAAACTGCTGTTTAGAGGGTACTACTGCATAGCTGAATTCAGAGTGTGCTGCCTCTAAAAACAGGCCTCGGcaattctcattttgaaaaatgctcAAGCTTACCAGTCATAACAACTTAAATCATTAATTAGTAAGAAGTAATGATCTGCTATGCTCCATTTCACCTTTGATTGTTGAAATCACACCCTAGAGGTAACTACATTATAGCGATGGATGAAGTATTTGGAAAATTTCTGTGATCCAGAGCTGCTGGGATGCAGAAGAATATTTTACAGGTGTGTAACTAAAAAAAGAGTAgtttaacataatattttcattctgtAATTCATATTACACTGACTAGAGGAAGAGAACTGCTCATTTATGAATTTTTGAAGGTGATGACATGTGACATATATCTGATACGGGAGAATGAATTTAATATCCATAATTGTCAACATTCATGTTTCATTCTCATAGTTGGTAATATTATACTGACATTACAGAAGAGTGGTATAGAACCTGCTGTAATGTAGCAGATTTTTTAAtggcattcattttatttaattaatcagCATTTTGTGGCTTTcatcttacattattttttattaaagtataattggcatatgacatattagttttagattataccataataatttaatatttgcaTGCATTGTAAAATGACCACCATAATAAGTCTAattgccatctgtcaccatatagagttacaaatgttttttttaagatgagaattttcaagatctactctcttagcaactttcaaatatacaatacaatattattgactatagtcaccatgctatacaatAGACCACCCATAACTTTAGTTGGaggtttgtacctcttgatcctTTTCAGTCATTTTGCCCAATTCCTATCCCCCTCTTTCCTggaaaccaccaatctgttccTTCTGtctatgggttttgtttttgtttgttaatttgttttgtttttcagatttcacatataagtaaaatcatatgatatttgtcttttgctACAcaacttatttcactaagcataatatcctcaagatatatccatattgtcacaaatggcaagttttattctcttttatggctgagtagtattccatataTCACATATACACAATATCTTCTGTATCCAATTATCCACAAATGCTGTAATGAATATGGGAATAcatataccttttcaaattagttttcattttctatggataaatatccagcagtggaattgctggatcatatgttagtTCAACTTTATgaagaacctctatactgtttttttaGTGGCTGCATGaatttacattctcatcaacagcGCATCCCTTCTCTCTATGTCCTTGCcagcttgttattttttttttttttgatactagccattctgacaggcataagatgatatctcattgtggttttgatttgcattttcctgatggttagtgatATTGAGCCTTTATTCAACATTAGCTATTGTTGACTGTTGGCTattgttggctatttgtatgtcttttttgaaaaatgtctagttagatcttctgcccattttaaaatttgattgtttttgttattaagttgtatgggttccttatatattttagatattaactcatTATTGGATATGTGACATatattgtaaatatcttctcgCATTCAGTAGGTAGCTTTTCATTTagttttgatggtttcctttactgtgcagaagcttttttagtttgatatagtgccttctttttttttttttttttggttctgttgTCCTTGGAAGCAggtccaaaaaatcattgccaagactgatgtcaaagagcttaatgtctatgttttcttctaagagtttaatgGTTTCAGGCCTTGCATacaagtctttaatctattttgagttactttttttgtatggtgtaaggtagtggtccagtttcattcttttgaatatagCTGTCATTTTTCCAACACCACTTAGTGAAGAGATACTATCACATATTGTCGCCTTCTTCATAAACTAATTGATCATgtataaataagtttatttctggtatccctattctgttccattgatctatgtgtatgtttttatgccagtaccatattgttttaattatagctttgtaatatagtttgaaatcaggatgtgtgatacttccagctttgttctttctcagtatcactttggctattcaggatatTTTATGATACTGcatgaattttttaattgtttttttctatttctgtgaaaaatgtcattgaaattttgatagggattgtattgaatctatagattgctttgggtaatatgtacattttaacaacattagttcttccaatcttgagtaaaaatatctttccatttatttgtttcattgGTTTATCATACAGTTTCcagtgtataggtctttcacctttttggtaAAATTTATACTTCGgtactttattcttttggatataattgtaaatgaaattgtttctcAATGTATCTGTAGTTATCAGTATATAAAAATCTGacaaatttttgtatattgattttgtacctTACAACTGTACTGatattttctagcatttttttgaAGTAGTCTTTGGAGTTTTATATCTATACAtgcatgttgtctgcaaatagtgatagttttagttcttcctttccaattggGACGTCTATTTTTACCTATATAATTACTCTGGTTAGAACTTTCAATACAGTGTTGgatgaaagtggtgagagtgggcatccttgtcttgttcctgatcttagaggaaaagctttaagtttttcaccattgactttgatattagctatgggtttctgttattagctttttatttcatgtatctCATATGCCCTTATTATGTACAgttatgttccttctatacccagtttgttgagagtttttataaacagatgttgaattttcttaaatggtttttctgtatccattgagatgatcatgatttttatctttcatttagttaatgtggtgcatcacattgattgattgattgattgattgattggtggATTTTTAACCATCCTTGTATTCCTgtagtaaatcccacttgatcatgtgGTATGATCCTTTTAAAGCATTTCTctctttaggtctgttaatatttgctttatgcatttaactgtttttatgatgggtgcataaatatttacaaatggtatatcttcttgttggattgtcacCTTAACATTATGCAATGcacatctttatcttttattatagtctttgtctcaatgcctatttttttctgatataggTATAGCTATCCCAGCTTTTGATTTTCATTAgatagaatatctttttccattccttcactttcagtgTGTGTATGACCTTACATTAAAGTAAGTCTCCTTAGGCAGCTGATAGAtgggcctgttttttttttttttttaatccattttgctagtctgtcttttaattagaaaatttagtccatttatatttatatcctcCAAATCACTGATTTTCCTCCTTCTGTTCACTTAGTTTTCTGTTAAACCCCTgtagtgtatttttcagttcagctATTGCATTCTTCAGCTTTGTAACTTATTTTtggtattcttttatattttatttctctttttgaagtTCTCACtgcatttatccattcttctcccaAGTTTGATGAACATCTTAATGACCAtcactttgaactctttatcaggtaaattacttatatccattttattAAGGTTTTTTCCTGaggtcttattttgtttttcatttggaacatatcccccagtttcctcattttgactctctgtatttgttttgattttttagtAAAACAGCTATCTCCTTCAGGTCTAAAAGAGGGGATTGTATAGGGGATGAGACTTACTTTAACCTCTGCCTTAGCTTTTCATTGtctctcaaacctttgtgatGGTCTAAGCAGCTTGATTTAGGTTTGAAAGGTCCTAATCGTTGAGAGTGTGTTAAGACCCGTGAGTGTTATGGAGGGAGAGATCCAGTCAGCACCTAGTTTCAGGGTCATTGAAAGTTAGTCCCTGAGGCAGCAGGTTTTAagttatgcaaatatatacagttcAGTGGAACCACAGTTGTAAATTCTGCTGGCCACCAGACTAGGCAATCTGGAGTTGCCCCCTTCATAACATTTGCAAAAATTGGAGTTCTAGACAAGTTTCTTTTTGTAAGGTATCAGTGAGTTAAAGAAAGGCCAATGGATATGTACTCCAAGAGCGTTTCTGTGGCCTCTTGATGGTAAACCTGAAGCCTGCCCCTCAAGCTGAAGATCTTGGACAGTGGACCTTTTTCACAGGAAAACTGGGGATTGTCTGTTGTCTATGCAGTGATTGGGGAGTGGTAGCCTGCCAAGAACTGTCTTTCTAATTGTTTCAGACCTGTGGGGCCCAGAAATGTAATCCCTCAGCTACTAGAACCGGGTACTCAATGTGTGGGCTGTATAAGCTTGCCAGCTTTGGCAGGGGCATGGGAATCATGACGGCAAGGGCACTTGTCTGTTGGCTTTGGTGGGACTGCGGGGTTGATATGAGGGCAGAGTGTGACCACCAGCATTAGCAAGTCAGAGGGAGAGTGCAAAAATGGTGCCTTCCATCACCTCCATCCCTGCAGAGAGTCCCAACAGGCTCCTGAGCCTTTGGCAGATGCTTTAAGGTTAGCAAATGAATATCCTTCACATATGGATAGGTGCATTTCAAACTATTGCTTTTGCAATGGGTCCCAGGGTGAGTGAGTCTGTGTGCAAGCTCTTTGAGAATGGAATCTCTGTTCCCTACAGCCTTATGGTTCTCCTGGATTAAGCCatattggttttcaaagccagatattTTGGAGGTTCATCTTTCCTGTGTAGATCCAAAGGACTAGAGTATGTGATGAGAGGCACAAACTCCTTGTGACTCAGTGAGCAGCTTCATATTTGTGAGATCTCTTCAAATTATGGGTTGCCATACTAAGGGTGAGGATTTTGTTAAGACTGAGTCTCTGACTTTCCTAGTCATCTTGAcgtggccttttcttttcttttttgagacagTGCATGCACATGCGTGAAAGAATGGGGAAATGAAAGAATCCCTTTCATTttccagagggaaagggagaaagaatattAAGCCAgtcaatgtggagcctgatgtggggcttcatctcatgactctggatcatgacctgagctgaaatcaagagctggttgctcccgactgagccacctagttgtCCCCTAATGTGACCTTTTCATCCTTTGTTATGGAGGAGCTGTTcaactagtttttaggtcttttttcaGAGGGAACTGTTCcatatgtagctgtagatttgTTGTGTCTGTGGGATGgggtgagttcaggatcttcctgTGCTGCCCTCTTGAACCTCATccaacagatttttaaaggagTGTATTTCAAATTTCTATATGAGTAATGAATTAGAAATTGGTTTTGAGTTCAACTTGGTTGGCAGCTATTATTTGGTACATAGATCCCATGAGAGAGTAGAATGCATTTATATAATAGCTACTCTGAATTCTACATAGCACTACATGGTCATATTAAAGATAATTCTTAGGCTTTCCACCCATATCAAAAAATTTCTGAggctttattttcacatttatgatGTAAGGCTGGAGCCTTACAGCACTACTGTGGAGAATGCAGAATTCAGGATAAAGTGGATGTGTTTTTGATCCTAACCAAGGGGATTTATTACTGGAAATACCAACAGGATCTCATTGTACCAAGGTTTCATTTATAATAGAGTCCCATGGCATGGATCCTGTGGATAGTATTACAAGATAGttccaggtctctaggataaagaaaagcaattacatataaaagaaaagcaatctcTTTTAAGTGGGGTGTTTGATTATACATAGTAATGTCTTAGGAAAGTTGATTGAGTTAAGATATCCTGAGCActgtacttgataaatatttgttacacaTTAACAACTTTGAGGTGTTTCAGGCCATATAGTACATTCAAAATTCTGTTTCTGAGAGAGCCAAGAGGGTGGTATTATAAGGCTTCCCAATTATTTTCTATGCTGCAATCTCAAAAGGTTAGCCttttaattcaaaaacatataACATTCACTCACTATTCATGACACAGCTATTGTTCATGAATCTggttattattcatttatatttcattttatttttagcctttaaTACCTCTTGTTTTCATTCACTGGTGTGTaaagtgctattttattttatagtaccTGACCCTATGTCATTCATTCAATATGGGATAATCCTGAAATTCTTTGAGcctgattttcttcatttgaaatataatataatataataatagtaataataatagttattagtctagttttaataatagttttattctcaaaatagaatgaattacaataaaaaacaattacctagcacatagtagatgctatTTTGTTGTAGAATCTATTACCTTTATAGGTTATTTTCACGCTTTTATAAAATTCAGTTatgttctctttcaaatttaCTTTTTGAGATTGATGAATCCCatttcatcataagaaaaattTTACACATTCTCGATTTTAGCTAccttttcttttaccttctttgACCTCTATATTGTCTTTCTTCAGGGATGGCATTGGAATTGTACCTGAGTTTAGATTTTTAATCAACTCTTATAATCagcttcttctaatttttttttttcatcccaaaGGGAAAGTGAATTCTGGTAGAAATTAGAGGTAATGAAGAATTGCTCACTCATCATTTAACTGCTTCTCTTGCCATGTAAGATTTGGAGTGGGAAAGGAACAGTGTCTGTCATGGTTCATGGTTGTACCTTAATCATCAGCATTAGTCTATCCTGCATTGGGACAGATAAGCAAAAAGAGGTGAGAAATTGTTACTCTATTAATCTTTACATAATACCATTTTTTCTCCATGCCACTTTCATGCCCACATGTCCTTGAGAGTTTCCTATGGACTGCAGCAGGGTTTTCAAGAATTTCCACCCAAGTGGCAAATGAGAAGGGACTGAAAAGTCTTGAGGGCAAAAGATTTAACTATCCTCCTCAaatcttattttgtatttctaaaattcaaCCTATCGGAGGTGAGCGGAGCCAGGGTCCAGAGCAGAGGCCGAAGACTGCTGGGCTGCCCCGCAGGATTATCAAGGAAACCCAGCGTTCGCTGGCAGAACCAGTTCCTGGCATTAAAGCAGAACCAGATGAGAGTAACGCCCGTTATTTTCATGTGGTCATTGCTGGCCCCCAGGATTCCCCCTTTGAGGGAGGGACCTTTAAACTGGAACTATTCCTTCCAGAAGAATGCCCGATGGCAGCCCCTAAAGTACGTTTCATGACCAAAATTTATCATCCTAATGTAGACAAGTTGGGAAgaatatgtttagatattttgaaagataagtggTCCCCAGCACTGCAGATCCGCACAGTTCTGCTATCGATCCAGGCTTTAAGTGCTCCCAACCCAGATGATCCGTTAGCAAATGATGTAGCGGAGCAGCGGAAGACCAACGACGCCCAAGCCATAGAAACAGCTAGAGCATGGACTAGGCTATATgccatgaataatatttaaaatcgaTCTGATCATCAAGTGTGCATCACTTCTCCTGTTCTGCcaagacttcttccttttttgtttgcatttaatggACACAGTCTTAGAAATGTTACAGAATAAAAGCTCAGACATTTTCAGTCCTTTGGTGATTAAATGCACATTAGCAAATCTATGTCTTGTCCTGATTCACTGCTGTAAAGCATGAGCAGAGGTAAGAAGTGCCATCTGGATTGTGAAGCGTTTAAAAGCAGTGGcccctctctgcttttattcttttcccccaTCATGGCTTAAGTATAAAGCACTGTGAATGAAGGTAGTTGTCAGGGTTAGCTGCAGGGGTGTGggtggttttttttattattatttttgagggggagaggtagttttattttaattttatgggctcctttccccctttttatgGTGATCTAATTGCATCGGTTAAAAGCAGCTAACCAGTTCTTTAGAATATGCTCTCTAGCCAAGTCTAACTTTATCTAGACGCTGTAGATGGACAAGCTTGATTGTTTGAACCAAAATGGGAACATTAAACAAACATCACAGCCCTCACTAATAACATTGTGACTTTGCTGTCAAGTGTAGAATCCTTCCTTCAAGAAAAAGCTTGTGATCATTTTGTATGGCTTGTCTGGAAACTTCTGTAAATCTtatgttttagtaaaatatttttgttattctaaaaaaaaataaaaataaaaaaataaaattcaacctGTCATTCTTTTCTACATActgtttatatttgaatatttaaataatttaaaatacttcctGATTAAATAGCCTGACATTTCATTCCAAACCTTGAAGAAATTTTGATGTCTAGAAGGTGTGCCATACTAGTCCTATGCATCCAAGCATCCCTGGCACCACCATATTTTCCTGGAGATATGAGTACCCTGGCTTGAGAAGTCAGATCAAGTTCAGACTCTTGTATTGGAATTTCATGATACTCTGCAATCCATCCTTAACTCTCTTCGACAGTCTATCTTTCATAAATTCCCCATACAAATGTGATATTACAGCAACACCGTTGAACTTATTCTCACACAGACTCATTTCTCGTGCTTTCCCATCTTTGTTTACAACTTACTTCCTTATCAATAACTTCTTCcctgctttcctctctgcctATAAGaagttgattaatttttaatatcaatttCATACTCAtcctttctttaaatacttttaaacttGAAACAGTCTTTTCCATGACTGATTTCTTATAATTTACCAATAAGTTGCACTAtggtttttaaatacttattatttgttttgaacAAAATTCTGTTCCATATCCTGCTCCTTCTTTCAAAGCTTTGTGTTTAGCAGTGACGAAGACTTTCCTTTTGACCAAATTTTAGTCTGGCTCCTTGGAGCCCACTTGTCAGCTAGGTCTCACTCTCGGTCTCATCCATCTTTAGCCTACCTAGTCTAGTGGTAGCAATAATTCTGCTAAGTCAGTTTATTCAGAATCTGCTAATCCTTGATATCTGATCATCGTGGCCTGTCCTCAGCAAGAAACCTGTGAAGTGAGTTTGGCAAGAATTCCTCTACATTTAATGTCTtctcttcatatttttcattcattggcTCCCTCACTCTGTTTGTTGACTATATAAATCCCAGCTGTCTTTGTGGTATTGAGTTGAGCCCCAGTCTCTTTCCCCTCTTGTGGTTGTCTTGACATCTATCACACTAGTTCCCAATAAAGTCTTCCTTACCATTTTAAAGggttcaaatctttttttttttttaataacaggaaGTGCTAATCAAGTTAACCTACATCCTGGACTATAAGGTATGGTATAACATAATTCAACCAGTCAATATTTTTTAACTGCAGTTTTCTTAACAGAGTTATATGGGCATGAGCCCTAAGCTGCTTAGGACCATTTCCTGCTATCACCAGATGAAGAAGCTGACATCAGACAATGAATATCATACAGACAGAAACAGAATCCAAGTTT
It encodes the following:
- the LOC121474941 gene encoding ubiquitin-conjugating enzyme E2 N-like; translated protein: MPLSCPHVLESFLWTAAGFSRISTQVANEKGLKSLEGKRFNYPPQILFCISKIQPIGGERSQGPEQRPKTAGLPRRIIKETQRSLAEPVPGIKAEPDESNARYFHVVIAGPQDSPFEGGTFKLELFLPEECPMAAPKVRFMTKIYHPNVDKLGRICLDILKDKWSPALQIRTVLLSIQALSAPNPDDPLANDVAEQRKTNDAQAIETARAWTRLYAMNNI